One window of the Streptomyces sp. TS71-3 genome contains the following:
- a CDS encoding GTP-binding protein — protein sequence MPYDGLELLPVTVLSGFLGAGKTTLLNHVLGNRDGLRVAVIVNDMSEVNIDAALVRGGEAALSRTEERLVEMTNGCICCTLRDDLLEEVDALAREGRFDYLLIESSGISEPMPVAATFAFARDDGATLGDVARLDTMVTVVDAANFLPELAGGDELAERGLDQYEDDERTVSDLLMDQIEFADVIVLNKLDLVDTESADRLGATLSRLNPAARIVPAVQGRVRAGDVLGTRLFDLERASQAPGWVMELNGDHVPETEEYGISSTVFRADVPFHPGRLWTFVTEELDSGAYGQILRSKGFFTLANRPHVTGLWSQAGSVARFEPSAATDSGSPTGQELVFIGTHLHADALRASLTDCLMADGEDLPSKDPFPAWDTHGIDDACEHEHPALVAGL from the coding sequence ATGCCGTACGACGGACTCGAACTGCTACCCGTCACGGTCCTGTCCGGCTTTCTCGGCGCAGGCAAGACCACACTGCTCAACCACGTCCTCGGCAACCGCGACGGCCTGCGCGTCGCCGTCATCGTCAACGACATGAGCGAGGTCAACATCGACGCGGCGCTCGTCCGCGGCGGCGAGGCCGCCCTGTCGCGCACCGAGGAGCGCCTGGTCGAGATGACCAACGGCTGCATCTGCTGCACCCTGCGGGACGACCTGCTGGAGGAGGTCGACGCTCTGGCCCGCGAGGGCCGGTTCGACTACCTCCTCATCGAGTCCTCCGGCATCTCGGAACCCATGCCGGTGGCCGCCACCTTCGCCTTCGCCCGCGACGACGGCGCCACCCTCGGCGACGTCGCCCGGCTCGACACCATGGTCACGGTCGTGGACGCCGCGAACTTCCTGCCCGAGCTGGCCGGCGGCGACGAACTCGCCGAGCGCGGCCTGGACCAGTACGAGGATGACGAACGCACCGTCAGCGACCTGCTCATGGACCAGATCGAGTTCGCCGACGTCATCGTCCTCAACAAACTCGACCTCGTCGACACCGAGTCCGCCGACCGGCTCGGGGCGACCCTCTCCCGCCTCAACCCGGCAGCGAGGATCGTCCCCGCGGTGCAGGGCCGCGTCCGTGCCGGTGACGTCCTCGGCACCCGGCTCTTCGACCTGGAGCGGGCCTCCCAGGCACCGGGCTGGGTCATGGAGCTCAACGGCGACCACGTGCCCGAGACGGAGGAGTACGGCATCTCCTCCACCGTCTTCCGCGCCGACGTGCCCTTCCATCCCGGGCGGCTGTGGACGTTCGTGACCGAGGAACTCGACAGCGGCGCCTACGGCCAGATCCTGCGCTCCAAGGGCTTCTTCACCCTGGCCAACCGCCCGCACGTGACGGGCCTGTGGTCGCAGGCCGGCTCCGTGGCCCGCTTCGAGCCCTCCGCCGCAACGGACTCGGGGAGTCCGACCGGCCAGGAGCTGGTCTTCATCGGCACGCACCTGCACGCCGACGCGCTGCGCGCGTCCCTCACCGACTGCCTCATGGCGGACGGCGAGGACCTGCCGTCCAAAGACCCGTTCCCCGCCTGGGACACCCACGGCATCGACGACGCCTGCGAGCACGAACACCCGGCACTGGTGGCCGGGCTCTGA
- the rpmF gene encoding 50S ribosomal protein L32, with translation MAVPKRKMSRSNTRHRRAQWKATAPQLVPVTVDGVSYLVPQRLVKAYERGLLHPEG, from the coding sequence ATGGCCGTGCCCAAGCGCAAGATGTCCCGCAGCAACACCCGCCACCGACGCGCGCAGTGGAAGGCGACGGCCCCGCAGCTCGTGCCGGTCACCGTGGACGGCGTCTCCTACCTGGTGCCCCAGCGGCTGGTGAAGGCGTACGAGCGCGGCCTGCTGCACCCCGAAGGCTGA
- a CDS encoding helix-turn-helix transcriptional regulator, whose translation MTTPPTAATSAGEPIPNLQAASDLLKALASPVRLGIVRELSEGEKYVHELVDALGVSQPLVSQHLRVLRNSRIVTARREAREIQYGLTDEHIAHIVLDAIRHARE comes from the coding sequence ATGACGACACCCCCCACCGCGGCCACCTCGGCAGGCGAGCCGATACCCAACCTGCAGGCAGCCAGCGACCTCCTGAAGGCGCTCGCTTCCCCGGTCCGGCTCGGCATCGTGCGTGAGCTGTCCGAGGGCGAGAAGTACGTCCACGAGCTGGTCGACGCCCTCGGGGTGAGCCAGCCGCTGGTCTCCCAGCACCTCCGCGTGCTGCGCAACTCCCGGATCGTGACCGCCCGACGCGAGGCCCGCGAGATCCAGTACGGGCTCACCGACGAGCACATAGCCCACATCGTGCTGGACGCCATCCGGCACGCTCGGGAATAG
- a CDS encoding salicylate synthase, translating into MTTSTSTSTTHTTGSHSAALAAWAARVPDAPHTTSLTFRGDALAAAVGLVTSGLGSPYVLYERDSLLHVAAGAAGLLRMTARHLTAEAQGGSWTLPVTGPALAPVTEAFEALSTVQAGVRGAYGWAAFELAHLLHGAGGSEPSLSVPAGGSGGATPLAGDPSGLGDLLCLFIPAVEVVLSPGEATVSAVSPHLLDTAARLLTAPSARRAPGPATPVEAGDGDPEAYRTAVAKVIGDIRAGRLDKAVLSRTVPLDGAAPVDLPATYLAGLAANTPARSFLLDLGGWQAAGFSPETVVEAVPGGRVTTQPLAGTRALSQDPAENHRLRAELLADPKEVHEHAVSVRLACQELGGVCATGSVLVEEFMAVRERGSVQHLASRVAGRLREDRGPWDAFAALFPAVTATGAPKTEALAALQRYEDGPRGLYGGAVITADTAGALDAALVLRTVFRRGERTWLRAGAGIMRDSTPDREFEETCEKLRSVAPHIRRRPRS; encoded by the coding sequence ATGACCACCAGCACCAGCACCAGCACGACGCACACCACCGGATCCCACAGCGCGGCCCTGGCCGCCTGGGCTGCACGGGTGCCCGACGCGCCGCACACCACGTCGCTGACGTTTCGAGGCGACGCCTTGGCGGCGGCGGTCGGCCTCGTCACCTCAGGTCTCGGCAGCCCTTACGTCCTCTACGAGCGGGACAGCCTGCTGCACGTGGCGGCCGGAGCCGCCGGGCTGCTGCGGATGACGGCCCGTCACCTGACAGCAGAGGCCCAAGGCGGCTCGTGGACCCTGCCCGTGACGGGGCCCGCACTCGCGCCGGTCACGGAAGCTTTCGAGGCGCTGTCCACAGTGCAGGCCGGTGTCAGAGGCGCCTACGGCTGGGCAGCGTTCGAACTCGCCCACCTGCTGCACGGGGCAGGCGGCTCGGAACCGAGCCTCTCCGTGCCGGCAGGCGGCTCGGGCGGTGCTACCCCGCTCGCGGGCGACCCGAGCGGACTCGGCGATCTGCTGTGCCTGTTCATCCCGGCGGTGGAGGTCGTCCTCAGCCCCGGGGAGGCCACCGTCAGTGCGGTGAGTCCGCATCTGCTGGACACGGCGGCACGGCTTCTCACCGCCCCGTCCGCCCGACGGGCGCCGGGCCCCGCGACACCCGTGGAAGCAGGGGACGGGGACCCGGAGGCCTACCGGACGGCCGTGGCCAAAGTGATCGGAGACATCAGGGCGGGCCGCCTCGACAAGGCCGTGCTCTCCCGGACGGTTCCCCTGGACGGAGCGGCCCCCGTCGACCTCCCCGCCACCTACCTGGCGGGCCTGGCCGCCAACACCCCCGCACGCTCCTTCCTGCTGGACCTCGGCGGGTGGCAGGCGGCCGGTTTCAGTCCCGAGACCGTGGTGGAGGCCGTACCGGGCGGCCGGGTCACCACCCAGCCGCTCGCCGGAACCCGGGCCCTCTCCCAGGACCCGGCGGAGAACCACCGCCTGCGCGCCGAGTTGCTCGCCGACCCCAAGGAGGTGCACGAGCACGCGGTGTCGGTACGGCTCGCGTGCCAGGAACTGGGCGGTGTCTGCGCGACCGGGTCAGTGCTGGTGGAGGAGTTCATGGCGGTGCGGGAGCGCGGCTCCGTCCAGCACCTGGCCTCCCGGGTCGCGGGACGGCTGAGGGAGGACCGCGGCCCCTGGGACGCGTTCGCCGCACTCTTTCCGGCCGTGACGGCGACCGGCGCCCCCAAGACCGAGGCCCTGGCGGCCCTCCAGCGCTACGAGGACGGTCCCCGCGGACTGTACGGCGGGGCGGTGATCACCGCGGACACGGCCGGCGCGCTGGACGCCGCCCTTGTGCTGCGCACGGTCTTCCGCCGGGGCGAGCGGACCTGGCTGCGGGCTGGTGCCGGGATCATGCGGGACTCGACGCCGGACCGGGAGTTCGAGGAGACCTGCGAGAAGCTGCGCAGCGTCGCGCCGCACATCCGCCGCCGTCCGAGGTCCTGA
- a CDS encoding ABC transporter ATP-binding protein translates to MIRQLLSVLGPEGSRPFRRLLVLLAVAGILQGVCFALLVPLLRALLGTHPFDAWPYLALFGAGCAAYALVQAACLSGGFTVGSSLARALHHRLADRALTLPVGWFTPARAAELSRLAGGSVVQVMNMPAHLLRPLVSAVLTPAVIVVAVFFFDWRIALVLLVCAPVLALVQRSSTAVVRRLDEQRDAASAEAAERVLEFARNQPVLRAFGRAADGYQALDDALLAQARADRALILRGIPGLVGFAFAARMVLALVLALTVSWLLDGSLTAATLIALAVLTARLVDSAAGAADLGAGLRIAQRGLAGLGSVLDERPFPQPEHGRIPNGAAVELTDVRFAYPGRDAQRPVLDGISLRLPHPGLTALVGPSGAGKTTLARLLGRFWDPTGGTVRIGGVDAREIAPEELAGLVSFVFQDVFLFGGTIEENVRIGDPGADDERLGRAARLSGLDQVVAELPDGWATRVGEGGTALSGGQRQRVSIARALLKDAPILVLDEATAALDAENERILDATVTALAGNKTLLVIAHRLRTVQTADQIAVLEDGRITEHGTHPELLAAGGTYAAFWQQRSKAEGWRLAAASH, encoded by the coding sequence ATGATCCGCCAACTCCTGAGCGTCCTGGGGCCCGAGGGCTCCCGCCCGTTCCGCCGCCTGCTGGTGCTGCTCGCCGTCGCCGGGATCCTCCAGGGTGTGTGCTTCGCCCTGCTGGTGCCGCTGCTGCGAGCCCTGCTCGGCACGCACCCCTTTGACGCCTGGCCGTATCTCGCGCTCTTCGGCGCCGGCTGCGCCGCCTATGCGCTCGTCCAGGCGGCCTGCCTCAGCGGTGGGTTCACGGTCGGGTCGAGCCTCGCCCGGGCGCTGCACCACCGTCTCGCCGACCGTGCGCTGACGCTGCCGGTGGGCTGGTTCACCCCGGCCCGGGCAGCCGAACTCAGCCGGCTGGCCGGCGGCAGCGTCGTCCAGGTGATGAACATGCCGGCGCACCTGCTGCGCCCGCTGGTCTCCGCCGTCCTCACCCCGGCCGTCATCGTCGTCGCGGTGTTCTTCTTCGACTGGCGGATCGCACTGGTGCTGCTGGTCTGCGCGCCCGTGCTGGCCCTGGTGCAGCGGTCGAGCACCGCGGTCGTCCGGCGCCTGGACGAGCAGCGCGACGCGGCGAGCGCGGAAGCCGCCGAGCGGGTGCTGGAGTTCGCCCGCAACCAGCCCGTACTGCGCGCTTTCGGCAGGGCCGCCGACGGATACCAGGCGCTGGACGACGCGCTCCTCGCGCAGGCACGCGCCGACCGGGCGCTGATCCTGCGCGGCATCCCCGGCCTGGTCGGCTTCGCCTTCGCCGCCCGCATGGTTCTCGCACTGGTGCTGGCCCTCACCGTCTCCTGGCTGCTGGACGGCTCCCTGACCGCGGCCACGCTGATCGCGCTCGCGGTGCTCACGGCACGGCTGGTCGACAGCGCGGCGGGGGCCGCCGACCTGGGTGCCGGCCTGCGGATCGCCCAGCGGGGCCTGGCGGGCCTGGGGTCCGTGCTCGACGAACGGCCCTTCCCTCAGCCGGAGCACGGCCGCATCCCCAACGGTGCGGCCGTCGAACTCACCGACGTCCGCTTCGCCTACCCCGGCCGCGATGCCCAGCGGCCCGTCCTGGACGGGATCAGCCTGCGGCTCCCCCACCCCGGCCTCACCGCACTGGTCGGGCCCTCCGGCGCGGGCAAGACCACCCTCGCCCGGTTGCTCGGCCGCTTCTGGGACCCGACCGGCGGCACCGTCCGCATCGGCGGCGTGGACGCCCGGGAGATCGCGCCCGAGGAACTGGCGGGACTGGTCTCCTTCGTCTTCCAGGACGTCTTCCTCTTCGGCGGCACCATCGAGGAGAACGTCCGGATCGGCGACCCCGGCGCCGACGACGAGCGGCTAGGCCGCGCCGCCCGGCTCTCGGGCCTGGACCAGGTGGTGGCCGAACTCCCGGACGGCTGGGCCACCCGGGTCGGCGAGGGCGGCACCGCGCTCTCGGGCGGTCAGCGGCAGCGCGTCTCCATCGCACGCGCCCTGCTCAAGGACGCCCCGATCCTGGTACTTGACGAGGCCACCGCCGCCCTGGACGCGGAGAACGAACGCATCCTGGACGCGACCGTCACCGCCCTGGCAGGCAACAAGACCCTCCTGGTGATCGCCCACCGCTTGCGCACCGTCCAGACCGCGGACCAGATCGCGGTCCTGGAGGACGGCCGGATCACCGAGCACGGCACCCATCCCGAACTGCTGGCCGCGGGCGGCACCTACGCCGCCTTCTGGCAGCAGCGCAGCAAGGCGGAGGGCTGGCGCCTGGCCGCCGCCTCCCACTGA
- a CDS encoding ABC transporter ATP-binding protein, translating into MRAPAVRTEPPLRRILRRASRPLGTAVALQAAAAACGVIPFIAIALLAGRLTDGSPVTGDRLWPLVGLAGGSGLIALVLGYTAGVLSHLADNTLQLSLRRDLARHIGRLPLGWVTDRASGEIKNAVQDDVQALHGLVAHTLLDATALLTAPLLALAYLFSVDWRLALVSLVPLVLGALLFSRAMAGAREQMAEYGGALARIATAAVEFAGGIAVLKTFGRGASGHRRFTAATDAFSDFFTRWVRRTLLPSTAALLVVAPAVVLLLLVGVGTALVVSGTTSAAHLVAFALLGPLVSAPMGVVGTRMQQIRAGQAAAVRITALLDTPVLPEPERPAVPSGSQVSLRGVSFSYDGRGEVLSGIDLDLAPGTVTALVGPSGAGKSTLAALLARFHDITEGSITLGGADIREIPLTELHRHIGFVLQDVRLLRASVTENIRLGRPGATDEQVREAARAAQIHDRITTLPDGYDTVLGASVQLSGGEAQRLSIARALLGDPPVVVLDEATAHADAGSEALIQNALATLAADRTLLVIAHRLATIAGADRIAVLDGGRLVEQGSHAELLGRGGRYARMWKAQQAEQAPPDGPAEPAGTTTREAMPR; encoded by the coding sequence GTGCGTGCACCAGCCGTCCGCACCGAGCCGCCGCTGCGGCGCATTCTGCGCCGAGCGAGCCGGCCCCTGGGCACCGCCGTCGCTCTCCAGGCCGCCGCCGCGGCCTGCGGAGTCATCCCCTTCATCGCCATCGCCCTGCTCGCGGGGCGCCTCACGGACGGCTCGCCGGTGACCGGCGACCGGCTGTGGCCGCTCGTCGGGCTGGCCGGCGGCAGCGGCCTGATCGCACTCGTCCTCGGCTATACCGCCGGCGTGCTGAGCCACCTCGCGGACAACACCCTGCAACTGAGCCTGCGCCGGGATCTCGCCCGCCACATCGGGAGGCTCCCGCTGGGCTGGGTCACCGACCGCGCCTCGGGCGAGATCAAGAACGCCGTGCAGGACGACGTCCAGGCCCTGCACGGCCTGGTGGCCCACACCCTGCTCGATGCCACCGCCCTGCTCACCGCCCCCCTGCTCGCCCTGGCCTACCTGTTCTCTGTCGACTGGCGGCTCGCCCTTGTGAGCCTGGTGCCGCTGGTCCTGGGAGCGCTGCTGTTCAGCCGTGCCATGGCGGGCGCCAGGGAGCAGATGGCGGAGTACGGCGGGGCGCTGGCCCGGATCGCCACCGCCGCGGTGGAGTTCGCCGGCGGCATCGCCGTCCTCAAGACCTTCGGCCGCGGCGCCAGCGGGCACCGGAGGTTCACCGCGGCCACCGACGCCTTCTCCGACTTCTTCACCCGCTGGGTGCGCCGCACCCTGCTGCCCTCGACGGCCGCGCTGCTGGTCGTGGCGCCCGCGGTGGTGCTGCTCCTGCTGGTGGGCGTGGGCACCGCCCTGGTCGTCTCCGGGACGACGTCCGCCGCGCACCTGGTGGCGTTCGCGCTGCTGGGGCCGCTGGTCAGCGCGCCGATGGGTGTCGTCGGCACCCGGATGCAGCAGATCCGCGCCGGGCAGGCGGCAGCCGTCCGTATCACCGCCCTGCTGGACACCCCGGTGCTGCCGGAGCCGGAGCGCCCGGCCGTCCCGAGCGGCTCGCAGGTCAGCCTGCGCGGCGTCTCGTTCTCCTACGACGGCCGCGGTGAGGTGCTCAGCGGCATCGACCTGGACCTGGCGCCCGGCACGGTGACCGCCCTTGTGGGGCCCTCCGGTGCGGGCAAGTCGACGCTCGCCGCGCTGCTGGCCCGGTTCCACGACATCACGGAAGGGAGCATCACCCTCGGTGGGGCGGACATCCGCGAGATCCCGCTCACCGAGCTCCACCGGCACATCGGCTTCGTTCTCCAGGACGTACGCCTGCTGCGGGCCAGCGTCACCGAGAACATCCGCCTCGGCCGCCCCGGCGCCACCGACGAGCAGGTCCGCGAGGCAGCGCGCGCGGCCCAGATCCACGACCGGATCACGACGCTGCCGGACGGCTACGACACCGTGCTGGGCGCATCGGTCCAGCTCTCCGGCGGCGAGGCCCAGCGCCTGTCCATCGCCCGCGCCCTGCTGGGCGACCCACCGGTGGTCGTCCTCGACGAGGCCACCGCGCACGCCGACGCCGGCTCGGAGGCACTCATCCAGAACGCCCTCGCCACGCTGGCCGCGGACCGCACCCTGCTGGTGATCGCTCACCGCCTGGCGACGATCGCGGGAGCGGACCGCATCGCCGTCCTGGACGGCGGCCGGCTGGTGGAGCAGGGCAGCCATGCGGAACTGCTCGGCCGGGGCGGCAGGTACGCGCGCATGTGGAAGGCGCAGCAAGCAGAGCAGGCGCCGCCCGACGGCCCCGCGGAGCCAGCCGGAACCACGACCCGAGAGGCCATGCCCCGATGA
- a CDS encoding trans-aconitate 2-methyltransferase, translated as MIDYYTPSAEFYDLVAVRHTASSGPPLARVLAGADTRHGPVLEIGAGTGRVTEVIAGTLPDAEIVAAEPSAVMRAQLTARVARDPGLRRRVTVTDGAAQDMPLPERISAVVLFGVAGHLGQAERTALWRRLADRLPPGGRIIVELMGVSAPRTIPPAMSLRETIGEQTYEWWIGGEPAGGDAMRFATTWKVLRAGRTVREVGDSYVWHTFDVDRLARESGLTARRVAQGGSGAIPEIGVLTT; from the coding sequence ATGATCGACTACTACACGCCGTCGGCCGAGTTCTACGACCTGGTCGCCGTGCGCCACACCGCGAGCAGCGGCCCCCCGCTGGCCCGCGTCCTGGCCGGGGCGGACACCCGGCACGGGCCTGTCCTGGAGATCGGCGCGGGCACCGGCCGGGTCACCGAGGTGATCGCCGGGACCCTGCCGGACGCGGAGATCGTCGCCGCCGAGCCGTCCGCGGTGATGCGCGCCCAGCTCACGGCCCGGGTCGCCCGCGATCCCGGGCTGCGGCGACGGGTCACCGTCACCGACGGCGCGGCCCAGGACATGCCGCTGCCGGAGCGGATCTCCGCAGTCGTGCTCTTCGGCGTGGCCGGGCACCTCGGCCAGGCCGAACGCACCGCCCTGTGGCGCCGGCTGGCCGATCGGCTGCCGCCCGGGGGCCGGATCATCGTGGAGCTGATGGGCGTCAGCGCCCCGCGCACCATCCCGCCCGCGATGTCGCTGCGGGAGACCATCGGCGAGCAGACCTACGAGTGGTGGATCGGCGGCGAGCCGGCCGGCGGCGACGCCATGCGCTTCGCCACCACCTGGAAGGTGCTGCGCGCCGGACGCACCGTGCGCGAGGTCGGCGACAGCTACGTCTGGCACACCTTCGACGTGGACCGTCTCGCCCGTGAATCCGGCCTGACCGCCCGCAGGGTGGCGCAGGGCGGCAGTGGCGCCATTCCGGAGATCGGAGTGCTGACCACGTGA
- a CDS encoding thioesterase II family protein — MSVAGRSTWLRCWQPRPAARLRLVCLPHAGGGAGFYRTWDALLPPDVELLAVQYPGREDRWADPMADRMDDLVHAVTEDLLPLLDRPYAFFGHSMGSAVAWELAHALRGHGAPPRRLFVSGREAPGTARPGSVHRQSDEALGAELARLGGTPPEVLADPDLRAAVLGYVRSDYRLIETYRPGPLSRPPLDCPITVLTGDCDPDCDLRAGREHGGDGTGGWAALTTGRTHVHTFSGGHFYLGPQRARVIATLLRRLDPSLAVAVPWPSTP; from the coding sequence GTGAGCGTTGCCGGCCGGAGTACCTGGCTGCGCTGCTGGCAGCCGCGGCCCGCCGCCCGGCTGCGGCTGGTCTGCCTGCCGCACGCCGGAGGCGGCGCGGGCTTCTACCGCACCTGGGACGCGCTCCTGCCACCCGACGTGGAACTGCTGGCCGTGCAGTACCCGGGGCGCGAGGACCGCTGGGCCGACCCGATGGCCGACCGCATGGACGACCTGGTCCACGCGGTGACGGAGGATCTGCTCCCGCTGCTGGACCGGCCGTACGCATTCTTCGGGCACAGCATGGGCTCCGCCGTCGCGTGGGAGCTGGCCCACGCGCTGCGCGGACACGGCGCGCCGCCGCGCCGGCTCTTCGTCTCCGGCCGCGAAGCGCCGGGCACGGCCCGGCCCGGCTCGGTGCACCGGCAGAGCGACGAGGCACTCGGCGCCGAGCTGGCCCGGCTGGGCGGCACCCCGCCCGAGGTGCTGGCCGATCCCGACCTGCGGGCCGCCGTGCTGGGCTACGTCCGCAGCGACTACCGGCTGATCGAGACGTACCGGCCGGGCCCCCTTTCCCGGCCCCCGCTGGACTGCCCGATCACCGTCCTCACCGGCGACTGCGACCCGGACTGCGACCTGCGGGCCGGCCGGGAGCACGGCGGCGACGGCACCGGCGGCTGGGCCGCGCTCACCACCGGGCGCACCCACGTGCACACCTTCTCCGGCGGCCACTTCTACCTCGGTCCCCAGCGCGCCCGGGTGATCGCCACCCTCCTGCGCCGCCTGGACCCCTCGCTGGCCGTCGCCGTGCCCTGGCCCAGTACGCCATGA
- a CDS encoding cytochrome P450, which yields MTAPEPAAPPAFPMRRGCPFAPPEEYARLRREQPLARVTMPTGRGAWLATRYEDVRALLADPRVSAEARHAEFPAFSEAERQVAAQLRPFLRTDAPDHTRYRKMLQPEFTLRKARALRPAVQAIADELIDDMLALPGPVCFITHYANAFSTSVICALLGIPGENVEFFRDVTRISGSRTSTEDEVRAALGGLFELLSKIIELRREQPADDLISQLVTEQLVPGHMTHQELLSVLGITINGGRVSTTAMIALSTLHLLQRPELAEELRAQPALLPQAIEEFLRVTSVSDALPARVATADIELPSGTLPSGHGAIGLLAAANHDPEVFPEPEHIDIHRTPNRHLAFGHGPHQCIGQNVARLELEVALETLLRRVPTLRLATGVEEIEFMPDAHTYGVERMPVIW from the coding sequence ATGACCGCACCGGAACCCGCCGCACCGCCCGCCTTCCCCATGCGCCGCGGCTGCCCCTTCGCACCGCCCGAGGAGTACGCACGGCTGCGCCGCGAGCAGCCACTCGCCCGCGTCACCATGCCGACCGGCCGCGGCGCCTGGCTCGCCACCCGCTACGAGGACGTGCGGGCACTGCTCGCCGACCCCCGGGTGAGCGCCGAGGCCCGGCACGCCGAATTCCCGGCGTTCAGCGAGGCCGAGCGCCAAGTGGCCGCCCAGCTCCGGCCGTTCCTGCGCACCGACGCACCCGACCACACCCGCTACCGGAAGATGCTCCAGCCGGAGTTCACCCTGCGCAAGGCGCGCGCCCTGCGCCCCGCCGTGCAGGCCATCGCGGACGAGCTGATCGACGACATGCTGGCACTGCCAGGACCGGTCTGCTTCATCACCCACTACGCCAACGCCTTCTCCACCTCGGTGATCTGCGCCCTGCTCGGCATACCGGGGGAGAACGTCGAGTTCTTCCGCGACGTCACCCGGATCTCCGGCTCCCGCACCAGCACCGAGGACGAGGTGCGGGCGGCGCTCGGCGGCCTTTTCGAGCTGCTTTCGAAGATCATCGAGCTGCGCCGCGAGCAGCCCGCGGACGACCTCATCTCCCAGCTCGTCACCGAGCAGCTCGTCCCCGGGCACATGACCCACCAGGAACTGCTCTCCGTCCTCGGGATCACCATCAACGGCGGGAGGGTGAGCACCACCGCCATGATCGCCCTGTCCACCCTCCATCTCCTCCAGCGGCCCGAACTGGCCGAGGAACTGCGTGCACAACCGGCGCTCCTCCCGCAGGCGATCGAGGAGTTCCTGCGGGTGACCTCGGTGTCCGACGCGCTGCCCGCCCGGGTGGCCACCGCCGACATCGAACTGCCGAGCGGCACTCTCCCCTCCGGGCACGGCGCCATCGGACTGCTGGCCGCCGCCAACCACGACCCGGAGGTCTTCCCCGAGCCGGAGCACATCGACATCCACCGCACCCCCAACCGGCACCTCGCCTTCGGGCACGGCCCCCACCAGTGCATCGGCCAGAACGTGGCCCGCCTCGAACTGGAAGTGGCCCTTGAGACCCTGCTGCGCCGGGTGCCCACACTGCGCCTGGCCACCGGGGTCGAGGAGATCGAGTTCATGCCGGACGCCCACACCTACGGCGTCGAGCGGATGCCGGTGATCTGGTGA